The Papio anubis isolate 15944 chromosome 2, Panubis1.0, whole genome shotgun sequence region ATAACGGCCCCGAGGCTCGCGGGAGCCGCCGCGCCTGTCCGCCTGCCGCTCCGCGCTCCACCCAGCGCGCCCCGGCCCTGAGCCCCCAACCGCCTCCGGCGGCCGCCCAGTCCCGAGGGCGCCATGAGAAGCCCGTGCTGCGCCCCACTCctgctcctcctgctgctgccgccgctgcTGCTCACGCCCCGCGTCGGGGACGCCGCCGTGATCACCGGGGTAAGAGGCCCTGGTGCACCTGTCTGCCCCTGATGCGCGCCTGCGATGTGCCCAGGGGTCTTGGGACGGGACCCTGAAGGGCAGGCTAGAGGCAAAGGGAGGGTCGCCCTGGGTGGGGACACCTGCCCCAGTCGCCCCTTGGTGCGCTTGGGAAAATGCCCAGATCCAAAAGCAGCAGACGGCTGGGGACACTGGGCGCATCCTGGAAGAAAAAGTGACAAGGATGTCGCCCACCACCTTTATTACCACCTTCTCCCACTTACTTCGCCCTCATCACCCACAGCCTCACTCCTCgcatttttcttctgttaggCTGAAAGAAGTTTCTCTCTGAGTCTTCTCAAGTACTTTTGGAGGCGCTCCAGCGTCGAACCTTAAAATTTAACGGCCCCTTCCTGAAATGCAAAGGACCAAGACGAATTCCCCAAGTGCCCAGAGTCTTAATCCTACAATCAAAGAGTTTGCTCCCGATGCGTCCTCCGCAGAAACCCTTTGAAATCGCTTGGTCCAGGGCCATGTGAGCGCTTTGAAAAGCAATTGTGGGCGCTTCCTTCTGGGTTCCTGGGCTTTTCCCCGCCAGGGTCTTGAGGTCTCcccataaaagttttaaatttctaattcctGGCAAAGCACCTCCAGTGCTCCTGCATAATAATGGAGTAGATTGCTGTGTAGATGTTTAAACTTAAAGATGTCTTCGTCTTTTTGTAAGCAGGAACTAGTTCGGTTCTCTCCCACTCCCAACAATTTTGTGTGGATCTGAAGAATTGGGTTTGCAGTACAATAGTAAATAGTCTGGTTTACATTAACAAGGCGCAACTGCTATCATTTCCTGGTTGTTCAActtctttactgtttttttttaagcGAGGAATTATTTCACACCTTCATTAAATTACTTCAAATGTTTAAGTGCACATAATAGGATTTACATAAAATGTCTATGTTTGAAATGTTGATACctagataataaaataacatttgactTTAAAGGAAATGTCATTGTCTTGAGAAAATCAAGTCCTATTTTCTCTATATTAGTTATTAGGTTTATAGAATTGTGGAAGTCCTTATGCTATGACAGCATTTGTATATATCCAACAGATTTTTAACTGTAAGCTCTGTGATATTTATTagaaaagaggtttttaaaaaaattacttgcatAGCTTTGCCAGTCCATGTGgttgaaaaaaagtttttgcaGGTCTTTCTAATACATGAGAATTGAAACATGAttggatttttttctccctcttctcctgcTGGCTCATTTAAAGTTTCTCCTAATCCTCTGAGCCCAAGATCCCTTTGCAATATAAGTATCTTTTTGTTCCATTCACAGGACAACACTATCTGAATAGATTTGCAATGGGTTAAGGATGAAGGGCATTAGGAAACAGTTgtctaattaaaaatatataaacctgTGCAACTCTTTGTAAATTTTCCAAGAACTGAAGCTtttgttacaaaataaaattttatcacatTGGCTGTCTATCTGTTAGAGAGGCTTAGACTGGGCTTATTATATAGTTATGtgtgctgtttttgttgttgttattttaactCAGTGttacaaaaagagaattttaaaaaatgtctctaaAGCAACAGGGCAATAAACTGCAGTTATGTCTCTATGACAGGAATCATCTGGattcaaatgaaaaattcagtaaCTTATCAAGATATATTGTATATAGCATGTTAAACATCCAGGTGAttgaattttaaaggattttggcTAGATGTTTgattgtctcattaaaaaaagcTCATGGGGCCTCAAAATTCAGGGTATTGAGCATCTGTTGAAATAAAATACTGGCTAAAACTTCCATCTTACATCTACAGTTTTTTGGGTAGTGTATGTAGGTATTTTGAAATTGATTTGTATGCCCACATAGATTTGTTAAAACTATATTGTAAAAGATCATTGACTAGACATCTTATTTATGGGATGCAATGGCTACATTTACATGATTTCTGGCAtgcagataaaaattggaaagttgAAACATTTATGTATTGTCCTGTAAAATCCAAACACCTCAAGATGAATCCAAAAACTCAAGGTGAAATTTTTACCTTTTATCCAGATACTTGTTTTAGATAGACTGAGAGAGATATTCCAATGAGGGAAGtaaatgaactttaaagtaaaatGGTTGGTTACTTTTAATGAGAAATAATGTTAAGAATGTGCCCATATTTTTATGTCTTGAGAAGTTATGACTGTCCTCAAAACTAAGAATTTTGAAGGACTGTTTTAGTTGTTTCCactaattatacatttaaatttgtGCCTAAATGATAGAGGTTTTAGTTTCTTACATATATAGTACAGGGTGTTTTTATCTTATCACTAGCAAAACAGATTACTGCCCACGGTTCAAACAAagcattctattttttgttgGTTCTAGGAAAGAATAATAGTTCTTCAGATCCATTTTCACGCAAATAAATTTAGGCTtcattatttgtttctatttagtAGAGTATGGAAATTCCTCCATAGTTGTTTCATTCCATTGTTTCCTCCATTGtttcattgtatgtatttacAACTTTTATATTGAAAGCAGGTGCCTTGAGTAATTACTATTGACAATTGCACCTGTCACTTGCATTTCTTAAACTGATGGATCTTACAGGATTGTTAGCTGGTTTTGTaatgtgcatatatgtttatccTAAGCCAGTAATTTGCTCTTTGCAGCTTATTCACCTGAAGGAAGAGTAACATAAGGCAAGCATCTTGGTCTGTCCATTCTCAACCTATGAGActtctttaaagagaaaatgatgaaaaagcaAGTCAGTGGTGTGAGAAACGTCAAGTCTCGTGAaccaaaatgcaaatatttgaaagagaaaatgagcacTTCTAAAATTTACCTCAGTGCCTTTATGGGTCTGGAGTGTTTCATGCCAGATTTAGAGactatttaaatctcttttttaaaattggccCCAATGTATTCTGCAGTTAATAGTCATAAAATCTTGTGATTGGATTTATATAGTTCCTAATGGCCATGTGTAGTGTAAGACTAATATAGTCTTGTTCTTCAAGTTCAAAGCCAATTCAGCCATAAAGCGCTGGAAAAAGAGAGCtgatttcacttttaaaaaaaaaatcttatgtttaTTTAAGATTTTCATAATCCAGGGGCTAGAATTTAGCccaatttcaaaaaataagaaatagctaTTCTGATCAGATTGTATTGTAGATATATACAAGTAAATGAAggttatcattttttaaaatatatgtgattatTAAAGTTGAAGTGTTTAGATATTTAAAGGGAATTTTCACTGccaattttatatttccttagcCTGAGTCTTTCCTGTTATCtatatttatctgtttgtttattACATTTCAGGCTTGTGACAAGGACTCCCAATGTGGTGGAGGCATGTGCTGTGCTGTCAGTATCTGGGTTAAGAGCATAAGGATTTGCACACCTATGGGCAAACTGGGAGACAGCTGCCATCCACTGACTCGTAAagttagtatatatatatatatatatatatttgtattcatGGTGGTTCTACTGTGATAACTGCGAGCGAGGTCTGTATGACATGAAGGACCGGGTAATGTGCTCGACAAACAAATGAATATTGGACGTTAGCAAGGATAACAGTGGAAAACTaccccctctcctctcccttttcatttcaaagaattGTATCCTCTGTCTTTCTTATTCCAGTGATAATTTTCATGTTATTGCTCTCATAGTGTTAGAAGCATTTTACCAATAtaatttccaacacatgaatttgctTACAATTTATttagaacaaaaatatatattatactttagTATGCATCTTTGCAGAAACCGGAGTATAGAAGTTCTTGAAAAGACTGCTTTTAATATTAGATCTACTGATAAGGCATAAGCTCTgcgttttgggtttttttaagaaaatcgATTATACAGTTACCCTTGTATGTTAGTTTAAACATTCTATATTTTGACTCTACCTACAGGATACATTGTTCACAATTTTAGAGATTGATGATATTTAATTTTCCAACTTGCTGTATTATCTGTCAACTGAATATCACAGTGACCTAAACAACACTTTTGAAAAGTTATTAACagtaatggcatgatcataggaTGGCAGGATTGGACAGGGCTTGAGAGGTTGTGTCCCCAAGGGTTGCAGACCCACCTGTCTACAGGGGTCGGTAAGGTTTACATTATATGAGGAAGCGGGTGGGTGGGAGGCAGAAGGCATGTGGAACTGGAGAGTTCTTGGCCTTCTGATTAAAAACCTTTGAAACACGGTGAGGCCTCAACAGAGCCCCCCCAGCAATGCCAGGTTGCGTTGCCTTCCTCTGGTTCCACCTCCGCATTTTTCCCATCAGTAAAGTGCCTCCAGAGGCATTGCAAGTCCTAGGCCAGGTGGTTTGCGAGAGGTTGAGCTCAGTCTCTTCAGAGTGTTCTTTCTACACATTgtatactttcttttaaaaacaagtagAATGTTTTCAAAGCAAACCAAATtccattttctgtcttattttttcaCATGTGATTTagggttttaaaatgtaatacagCCAAACATCTTTCCTGTACTCCACAGTCCCAGAGAATAGttaatattttgacctcctcggagtgaacagaatgaaagaaattgTGGCCCCTTGACCCAGGTTTAGCTCTGCAAGCCGTAATGTGGATTCCAGTTGTTTGGGCCTATCTAAAGACTGAATTTGCTTTTGGCTTTCCTGTGGTTGCCTTGTGAAATGCTTCCTGTTACGTTTAAACCATCCCTCCTGTGGTTTTACCATGCAAGACTGCACTGTCATGAAAAAACACGACATGCATTGTTTATTCTTGGACTGAAGAGGTTTAAAGTGTTAGTTGTGTGTCTCAATGCCAAACTTCCCTAGAAGAGGGGCCACTGGCCCAGCTGCCTTTAGCATTGGTCTTGTTATTTTCAGCACCCTTATTGAATTATGAGTTATCTTTTGTACACTTAAGTCATTGTCTCTGAAACATTTACTCTTAACTTTCTCCTTTAAGAATTACGTTGTTTTTGGCttgcatagtggctcacactgtaatcccagcaatttgggagtctgaggcaggcagtttgcttgagcccaggaatttgagaccagcctgggcaacatagtgagaccctgtctctatagaaacattttttaaaattagctgggcatggtggcacatacctgtagtcctagttaccaGGAAGGCTGAGATGGCGGGCCGGGGgggatcagttgagtccaggattttcaggctgcagtgagcatgattgtatcactacactccagcaagactctgtctggaaaaagaaaaattgtgttgtttttataCAGTATTAGTATAGTTTCACATGCCCTAGATGTTAGAATCACGTAGCCTGTTTACTAAAACAAGGGAAAAGTGACACTTCCTGTGGAACTATGTTTGTGTTAATAACAATCATAATTGCACCTTGTTAAATACTGTGACATACCGGATCCTCTATAttaaatgttgtatatatactTCTTATTTAATACAACAAGCCTATACACAACATTAAGCCTCAGAGGGGTTCAGCAACACAGGCCGTGAGTAAACAAGAGACACTCAACTTTGTTCTTTGTGACACTCTATTGTTTATGTGGTCTTAATCATTACACGCTTCTACCTCCATGAAAGTAGTCGTTGGGTTTCATTTGAACACTTTTTAGTCCAATTAACCAAAACTGGTTTGTTTGGATAATAGAGACAAAATGATCACTGGAATGAGTGATAACAGTTCGGACTGGGAGTTTGTGCCATCCGATAGTTTTGAGTGTTCCAGTCCTCTGCAATATTTAAAAGAGAACCGAATTCTTTTTCCCCAGTTCCTAGATAACTTCAATTTCAGGTTTAGTCCaagattaattttgaaaataaacaaatgcagtCTTCTTTCATAAGCCTGGCTACATCTCTTTGATTTTGTTGTTATCAGGGATCCAGTAATGAAATCTTTAAATAACAGAGTATGGTTTTCAGATGCTCACTTGAAAtgtatttctggaattttattttctaacttttcatATTGGTTGCTTTTTTgtcttcaaatacattttcaaaggTTATTTTGATGACCTATTTTAAGAGTAGGTCCCAGAGTTGCTACTTGTTCCAGATGAAATTTACCTattgtagaaaaaaaatctagtttctTCCAGAATATCTCTCAGCTGTGTAGTCTTTTCAAAAcaactcaagaaagaaaaagtctttcCTCAGTACATTCTGATGAACATTATGTACAGTATTCAATTATGCTCTGAAGTTTAATGGCTCATTAGTAGACAGTAAAACTGTAGACactatatagattttttttaattttgtttcagctTAGTCATTAGCCACCAAAAATCTGTTTATTTGGGTCAAGTGAACAGTATTTGATGAATGAAACTGAGAACCATAGGTAGGAGTTGATAGCTACCGAGGTCagtttactgttttatttaagATGTACCAATTAACTTGTAGAGTTTACAGTCCCTGACAGGCTATTGTTTTATAATTGTATAGTTTTGAActttatatttgataattttaagatagaataaaatatatgagtTCACCTAGGAAACACAGTATGCATATTttctaaacacattttaaagcaaataatagCTTTAACAGGTattcatttttctcaattttttttttttttttgagatggagtctcactctgtcacccacgctggagtacagtggcgtgatctcagctcactgcaagctttgcctcccgggttcacaccattctctcacctcagcctcccgagtacctgggactacaggtgcctgccaccatgcccggctaatttttttttttttttttgtatttttagtagagacagggtttcactgtattagccaggatggtttcgatctcctgaccttgtgatccacccgcctcggcctcccaaagtgctgggattacaggtgcatttttcacaattttttaacAGTTAAGAATGACTTACTGAATCATGCCTGTAGAAGAaactttctgtttaaaaaaaaaaaccaaaacaacaacgtTTCTATTAATGCCTCTACTTTCCAAAGTTTACATAGAAGATTAGCCATTTCCTTCCCATTTTGACTGTTTAGGTTTTAAAGCTTTGAACACTTTTTAGTGTTCAATAATTATGTGactaatactttaatttttactgcatgttgttttctgaatttgttcAGTTTAAACAACTATGTTTCCTTCAAACaatcttgttttaaattttgctgtactttttatgtgaacatttttagcaccaggattttttaaaaacttcacttTAAAAGTTGgccaatatattttccttttctgaaggaagaaaattcaaataaaaacctggtacttgtttgtttttttaacttaatattttaaaaattattagtagtTTCTATTTTAGAACCAGCCTATAACAAAACATTgtaaacataattataatttcagaatatgaagttattaaaattttaatatatttttaagtaaaaaaattttaaaacacgaAAATATAACTAATGCAACTAAAAATTTGCAACAGATGGGGAAGAAAGCATAATATGctaattttctcatctttcctaTCATGATGTCAAGAGCTACTGTCTATTATTATCTCTTGGGATAGCATCATAGCTGTGTTTTATAGGTTCAATTCAGCAAAAGGGCTTACAAGACAGAAATAGGCTTTAGTCTAATACAGGTTTTCTCAACTTTGGTACTACATACTCTTTGCCCAGTTTCTCCCAGTGGtgacatcttgcaaaactatagtacaatattacaagcaggatattgacattgatacagttaAGGCACAAAACATTTCCACACTATAAGGATCCCTCATGTTGCCCTTTTATAAGTGCTAATTTCTCTTTAAAAGTGCTGTAAAAGAGTAAAAATCATgctttctcaaagtgctggatgtTCTGCCTCGGTAACTTCTAGAATTTGCTGTTTGGAATTCTAGGCTATTGGAAACTTTGCATTGAGTGTTGGTTGATTCTAAAGTAAACCATGAAGTTTGGACTAAGGGGTTCCGGTGTGCATCTTCTGTAAGCACT contains the following coding sequences:
- the PROK2 gene encoding prokineticin-2 isoform X3 yields the protein MRSPCCAPLLLLLLLPPLLLTPRVGDAAVITGACDKDSQCGGGMCCAVSIWVKSIRICTPMGKLGDSCHPLTRKVPFVGRRMHHTCPCLPGLACLRTSFNRFICLARK
- the PROK2 gene encoding prokineticin-2 isoform X4, which produces MRSPCCAPLLLLLLLPPLLLTPRVGDAAVITGACDKDSQCGGGMCCAVSIWVKSIRICTPMGKLGDSCHPLTRKNNFGNGRQERRKRKRRKRKKEKAYIFGVYTICR
- the PROK2 gene encoding prokineticin-2 isoform X1, whose translation is MRSPCCAPLLLLLLLPPLLLTPRVGDAAVITGACDKDSQCGGGMCCAVSIWVKSIRICTPMGKLGDSCHPLTRKNNFGNGRQERRKRKRRKRKKEVRRMRVWYHRKTCPEELAFTLLHYHRVGSVLSVQR
- the PROK2 gene encoding prokineticin-2 isoform X2; this translates as MRSPCCAPLLLLLLLPPLLLTPRVGDAAVITGACDKDSQCGGGMCCAVSIWVKSIRICTPMGKLGDSCHPLTRKNNFGNGRQERRKRKRRKRKKEVPFVGRRMHHTCPCLPGLACLRTSFNRFICLARK